The proteins below are encoded in one region of Hugenholtzia roseola DSM 9546:
- a CDS encoding universal stress protein: MKPYLLVVTDFTTSSWLTLSYALVIAKRQRWNIFLAHPFLMDIPPGSNQHLFDERLKSLTLQGEAKMQALLASVRLPEGESLAEWETEIEITSLVKRGQVGDVVKELLRGQDIAMIAIDIEGERSWENFFLNDSIFADTGTPVLAIPEGAPIPKNFDYVVYATRLDDNDESLIRNLIDFATTFEAKLDCLHICTDSKKMLEENSKMSDLRTQLGYSLLDTHINFKIVVEKQVRSGLENFLQKQQEKQQRVDLLVMRKQERNFFARLLNKSLEYGALAQESQVPLLVYRS, from the coding sequence ATGAAACCCTATCTTTTAGTTGTAACAGATTTTACTACCTCCTCTTGGCTTACTTTGAGCTACGCCCTTGTGATTGCCAAGCGTCAGAGGTGGAATATTTTTTTGGCGCACCCTTTTTTAATGGACATTCCGCCGGGTAGCAATCAGCACCTTTTTGACGAGCGCCTTAAAAGTCTTACTTTGCAAGGGGAAGCCAAAATGCAAGCCCTCCTCGCTTCGGTACGTCTACCGGAAGGCGAAAGCCTCGCCGAATGGGAAACAGAGATAGAGATAACCTCTTTGGTCAAGCGCGGGCAAGTGGGAGATGTAGTCAAAGAGCTATTGCGCGGGCAGGATATTGCCATGATTGCCATCGATATAGAAGGCGAACGCAGTTGGGAAAATTTTTTCCTCAATGATAGCATTTTCGCCGACACAGGCACACCCGTTTTGGCAATTCCCGAAGGCGCACCTATACCAAAAAATTTCGACTATGTCGTTTATGCCACTCGATTAGACGATAATGATGAGAGCCTTATTCGCAACTTAATAGATTTTGCGACTACCTTTGAAGCCAAACTCGACTGCCTGCATATTTGTACCGATTCAAAAAAAATGCTGGAAGAAAACTCAAAGATGTCTGATTTGAGAACGCAGTTAGGATACAGCCTTTTAGACACACACATCAATTTTAAAATTGTGGTAGAAAAGCAAGTACGCAGTGGCTTAGAAAACTTTTTACAAAAACAACAAGAAAAACAGCAGCGCGTAGATTTGCTCGTTATGCGCAAACAGGAACGCAATTTTTTCGCACGCCTGCTCAATAAAAGCCTTGAATACGGTGCTTTGGCGCAAGAATCGCAAGTGCCACTTTTGGTGTATAGAAGTTGA
- a CDS encoding GAF domain-containing protein codes for MAETLKIDLQAEKKARYQTLLPQLEALIAPEDDLTANLANVASALRMTMGFFWVGFYRVQGQELVLAPFQGDIACTRIRYGRGVCGTAWAQKKTILVPAVEKFEGHIACSSLSKSEIVVPIFQNGEVVLILDVDSDKLDDFEADDQFYLEQVAQIIEKKHFR; via the coding sequence ATGGCAGAAACGTTAAAAATAGACCTACAAGCCGAAAAGAAGGCGCGTTATCAGACCCTCCTACCGCAATTAGAAGCCCTTATCGCACCCGAAGATGACCTTACGGCAAATTTAGCCAATGTCGCTTCGGCTTTGCGCATGACAATGGGCTTTTTTTGGGTCGGATTTTATCGTGTGCAGGGGCAGGAATTAGTCTTAGCTCCTTTTCAGGGCGATATTGCCTGCACCCGTATTCGCTATGGGCGTGGCGTATGTGGAACAGCTTGGGCGCAAAAAAAGACGATTCTTGTTCCTGCTGTGGAAAAATTCGAGGGGCATATTGCCTGTAGTTCTCTCTCGAAGTCGGAAATTGTGGTGCCAATTTTTCAAAATGGAGAAGTCGTCTTGATTTTAGACGTTGATAGCGACAAACTCGATGACTTTGAGGCAGACGACCAATTTTATTTGGAACAGGTTGCGCAAATAATTGAGAAAAAACATTTTAGATAA
- a CDS encoding PD-(D/E)XK nuclease family transposase, which yields RMAYGASKALTENLSLGQSYSEIKKVISVNIVYFDLGQGKDYVYKGTTNFQGLHEHDLLQLSNKQKETFTKQNISDIFPEYYIIKVNQFNDVAKDTLDEWVYFLKNSEVKDSFKAKGLAEAKEVLDVMRLNQEQTYGYNRYLDYLHVKASEALSLKIQQEELMEKKIAEAKEKVRKDEKIEIAKKMLKRGTEIQVISEDTGLTIDQIEQLGHEIKKD from the coding sequence CGCATGGCGTATGGCGCATCAAAGGCCCTAACGGAAAATTTGAGTTTGGGGCAATCTTATTCCGAAATTAAAAAAGTAATTTCTGTTAATATCGTTTATTTTGATTTAGGACAAGGAAAAGATTATGTCTATAAAGGGACAACTAATTTTCAAGGTCTGCACGAACACGACCTTTTGCAGCTTTCAAACAAGCAAAAAGAAACTTTTACCAAACAAAACATTTCTGATATTTTTCCCGAATATTACATCATCAAAGTCAATCAATTCAATGATGTCGCCAAAGATACTTTGGACGAATGGGTTTATTTTTTGAAAAATAGTGAAGTAAAAGATAGTTTTAAAGCAAAAGGTTTGGCAGAGGCAAAGGAGGTTTTAGATGTTATGCGTCTGAACCAAGAACAAACTTATGGTTATAATCGTTACTTAGATTATTTACATGTAAAAGCAAGCGAGGCACTTTCTTTGAAAATCCAACAAGAGGAACTGATGGAAAAGAAAATAGCGGAGGCGAAGGAGAAAGTGCGGAAAGATGAGAAAATTGAAATTGCTAAAAAAATGCTCAAACGTGGGACAGAAATCCAAGTTATTTCAGAAGATACAGGCTTAACGATTGACCAAATAGAGCAACTTGGTCATGAAATAAAGAAGGATTGA
- a CDS encoding PD-(D/E)XK nuclease family transposase, with protein sequence MSKRLIRFDWAVKKLLRNKANFVVLEGFLSELFFEDIKIEKILESEGNQETEQDKYNRVDILVQNAKNELVIVEIQNTYEIDYFHRMAYGASKALTENLSLGQSYSEIKKVISVNIVYFDLGQGKDYVYKGTTNFQGLHEKDLLQLSNKQQETFTKQNISDIFPEYYIIKVNQFNDVAKDTLDEWVYFLKNSEVKDSFKAKGLVEAKEVLDVMRLSQ encoded by the coding sequence ATGAGCAAAAGACTAATCCGTTTCGATTGGGCAGTAAAAAAACTCCTTCGCAATAAGGCTAATTTTGTTGTGTTGGAAGGTTTTTTATCTGAACTTTTTTTTGAGGACATCAAAATTGAAAAGATTTTGGAAAGCGAAGGTAATCAAGAAACCGAGCAAGACAAGTACAATCGCGTAGATATTTTGGTGCAAAACGCTAAAAATGAGCTTGTTATTGTAGAAATTCAAAATACTTACGAAATAGATTATTTCCATCGCATGGCGTATGGCGCATCAAAAGCCCTAACTGAAAATTTAAGTTTGGGGCAATCTTATTCCGAAATCAAAAAAGTAATTTCTGTAAATATTGTTTATTTTGATTTAGGACAAGGTAAAGATTATGTCTATAAAGGGACAACTAATTTTCAAGGTCTGCACGAAAAAGATTTGCTACAACTTTCAAACAAACAACAAGAAACCTTTACCAAACAAAATATATCGGATATTTTCCCCGAATACTACATTATCAAAGTAAATCAATTTAATGACGTTGCAAAAGATACTTTGGACGAATGGGTATATTTTTTGAAAAATAGTGAAGTAAAAGATAGTTTTAAGGCAAAAGGTTTAGTAGAAGCAAAAGAAGTTTTAGATGTCATGCGTTTGAGCCAAGA
- a CDS encoding Rpn family recombination-promoting nuclease/putative transposase, with translation MSKRLIRFDWAVKKLLRNKANFVVLEGFLSELLFEDIKIEKILESEGNQETEQDKYNRVDILVQNAKNELVIVEIQNTYEIDYFHRMAYGASKALTENLSLGQSYSEIKKVISVNIVYFDLGQGKDYVYKGTTNFQGLHERDLLQLSNKQKETFTKQNISDIFPEYYIIKVNQFNDVAKDTLDEWIYFLKNSEVKDSFKAKGLAEAKEVLDVMRLNQEQTYGYNRYLDYLHVKASEALSLKIQQEELMEKKIAEAEQKVRKDENYKKAIEIAKKMLKRGTEIQIISEDTGLTIDQIEALRNKK, from the coding sequence ATGAGCAAAAGACTAATCCGCTTCGATTGGGCAGTAAAAAAACTCCTTCGCAATAAAGCGAACTTTGTTGTGTTGGAAGGTTTTTTGTCCGAACTTCTTTTTGAAGACATCAAAATTGAAAAGATTTTGGAAAGTGAGGGCAATCAGGAAACAGAGCAAGACAAGTATAATCGCGTCGATATTTTGGTGCAAAATGCTAAAAATGAGCTTGTTATCGTTGAAATTCAAAATACGTATGAGATTGATTATTTCCATCGCATGGCGTATGGCGCATCAAAAGCCCTAACGGAAAATTTGAGTTTAGGACAATCTTATTCCGAAATTAAAAAGGTAATTTCTGTTAATATCGTTTATTTTGATTTAGGACAAGGAAAAGATTATGTCTACAAAGGCACAACTAATTTTCAAGGTCTGCACGAACGCGACCTTTTGCAGCTTTCAAACAAGCAAAAAGAAACTTTTACCAAACAAAACATTTCTGATATTTTCCCCGAATATTACATTATCAAAGTAAATCAATTTAATGATGTCGCAAAAGATACTTTGGACGAGTGGATTTATTTTTTGAAAAATAGTGAAGTAAAAGATAGTTTTAAGGCAAAAGGTTTGGCAGAGGCAAAAGAGGTTTTAGATGTCATGCGTTTGAATCAAGAGCAAACTTATGGCTATAATCGTTATTTGGACTACCTGCACGTAAAAGCAAGTGAAGCACTTTCTTTGAAAATCCAACAAGAGGAGCTAATGGAAAAGAAAATAGCAGAGGCAGAACAGAAAGTGCGGAAAGATGAAAATTATAAAAAAGCGATTGAGATTGCTAAAAAAATGCTCAAACGTGGGACAGAAATCCAAATTATTTCAGAGGATACAGGCTTAACTATTGACCAAATTGAAGCCTTGCGCAATAAAAAATAA